CCAGCCTCACGCCCCCTCCGAGACGTCAGCCTGCCCGCGCTCGCCTGCCGGACCATCCCTGACCTCCGGTGCCGTCAGGCATTTGAAGCCGACCCCTTGAACCCGCCACGCCTGGTCGCGCTGCACGTAGACATCCCCCACCGAAGACGACACGGTGCGTACGTCACGGCTCCAGACGCCTGGACGGCTTGGCCAAGCCAGATCATCCTCGACCATCCCCTTCACAGGATCGCGAACGATGCCGTGCTGGGTGCGCTCGAACGCCTCCTCCAGCGTCATGTCCTCCAAGAGGACCGCACAGAGTCGGTAGGCCTCCGGGAAGGGTGCCTGTGGCCCAAGCAGGCTGTACTGCTCTGGATGCCGGACCTGCCAGATCTGGAGCCCATCGGGGACCACGAGCTCCGGGGCCGCAGTATGCAAGGCCTGGAGGACCTCCTCATCGGACAGGGCCAGCACCCGCTTGGGCTCGTTCAGTCCCCCAGTGACAAGCAGATCGCTCGCCGCCTGGACCGTGAAGCGTCCATTCGGCAAGACGTAGACCTGCCGCTGTTCAAACCCAGCCTCATAGATGATTGCGCGCATACGCGCCAAGGGCCCCTCGCGGGGGCCAGATCTTAAGACGGCAGCACGTCCAACGGGAGACTGATCTCTGCGCCCAGGTCCTCCTGCTCCGGCGCCGTCATGGCCTGAATCTGATCATTTGACGTCTCGTCCAGCAGCGTGACCGCCTCGATCTTCGCGGTGATGATCGTCGTCCCCGGCCGGAGCGGCACGATCGCGGTGCGCATGCCCGGATCATCTGCCGCGAACATGACGGCATCCTTGAGGGCAATCGTACGCCCATTCGGCGTTTCGTTGACCTGGAGAGCGTTTCCGAGGAACTGGCGGCCGTCCTCCATACGGACGATCACGAGCGGCTCGTCGATATCGCCGCCCAAAAGGTTCGCCCAGGGGTCCGGATTGAAGGCCTGCCCAGAGAAGGTGGCGAGCCACGCCCGGAGTGGAGGAAGGCGCAGGAGGGAACCCAGGACCAGCCCACCACATAAGGCCAGGGCAGACGTCCAGAGACTCAAGACCAGGATGTCGGAGACGGTTGTGTCGTTCGTGGCCTGGGTGAGCGAGAGCGCCACGAAGCGTTCGACCGGAGGCCAGGCGCGGGCCAGGCCGATCAGGAGGATGAGGCCCAGGTTCAGCGCACTGAGCAGCAGCGACCAGAGGAGGGTGCTCTGCGCTTCGGCGATGCGCACCCCCTGCAGGTACCGGAAGATGGAAAGGCCGAGGAAGCCGGGAATCAGGAGGAGCAGGCTGGCCAGCAACACCGCGAGCGTATTCATGGGTCAGCTCCACAAAAAAGATGCCGGCCTGGAGGGCAGCGGCATCGAGATACGGGGACGGAGTTGGGGGGACTAGCGTTTGGGCGCTTTGTGCTTCTCGTTCAGGCGCTTCAGGTCCGCGGCGGGGATCTGGCGCATCAGGCCCTGATCACCCACGTAAGCCATGGCCTGGAGGGCACTGACGCCCTTTTTCTTCGGCGGTACGGTGGTCTTGATCATGCGCTCCTCCCGGATTGATCGTACAGGGCTCAGGCAGCGGCAACTGTGTGGCCTACGGATGACGGTCGTTTATTGGTCTGCGACGAATACGGGTAGCCCGCTCTGTCGGGCACGGGTTTCACGGGCATTCTGGATGTC
The Deinococcus sp. Leaf326 DNA segment above includes these coding regions:
- a CDS encoding DUF6338 family protein → MNTLAVLLASLLLLIPGFLGLSIFRYLQGVRIAEAQSTLLWSLLLSALNLGLILLIGLARAWPPVERFVALSLTQATNDTTVSDILVLSLWTSALALCGGLVLGSLLRLPPLRAWLATFSGQAFNPDPWANLLGGDIDEPLVIVRMEDGRQFLGNALQVNETPNGRTIALKDAVMFAADDPGMRTAIVPLRPGTTIITAKIEAVTLLDETSNDQIQAMTAPEQEDLGAEISLPLDVLPS